GCGGCCCGGCGTGCCGACCACGACATGCGCGCCGTGTTCCAGCGATGCGATCTGCGGCCGCATCGGCGAACCGCCCGTCAGCACCAGCACCTTCAGGTTGGCGATGCTGCGGCCGAGCCGGCGCAATTCGTTCGCCACCTGGTCCGCCAGTTCGCGGGTCGGGCACATCACCAGTGCCTGCGTGGCGAACCATGCCGGGTTGATGGTGTACAGCAGTCCGATGCCGAAGGCGGCGGTTTTGCCGCTGCCGGTCTGGGCCTGCGCGATCAGGTCGCGGCCTTCCAGCACGGGCGGCAGGCTTTCGGCCTGGATCGGCGTCATCGTGGTGTAGCCCAGCGTTTCGAGGTTGGCCAGGAAGGCGTCGGGCAGCGGCAGGGAAGAGAAGGAGGTCATGGCGGGGCCGTGGGGCAAAAGGGTTGAATCAGTCTAACAGAGCGCAATGATTGCGCCTCTGCACTGGTGTAATGCGTTATGGCGCCACGAACACAGGTCGCAGGGCAAGGCGCATCGTCGAAGACAGTACTTCAGTACGGCGAGACGAATGCAACGCCGCCATGCGGCCTGAGTTCGTGGCGCCTAGTCTTTGCGCCAGACGGGGAGGCCGGTAACGTCCAGTTCCTCGTCGCGCTGCCAGACGGGCAGGCCGCTGGCATCGGTCGGGGCGAGCAATTCGAGCTGTTCCTGCCTGACGGCGACGCGGCGCGCGCGCGGGCGTGGCAACGGCACGGGCGGCGCCTTCGGCTCCGGCTCCAGCGGCGCGGCGGGGCCGAAGCCGGGCAGGTCGAATGTCGCGTTGTCTTTTTTGTCTCTCATCGTGTGGCGTGCAAAAACAAAAGCCCGGCTTTGGCAGTCGGGCTTTTCATCTGAAGCGGCGCGCAGTGTAACACAGTGCCACCAATTTGTGCGCCGGCGCCCCGGCGCGTGCCGGGCGAGCTTCGGCTGTATTACAGCTGAATCACGGCCGAACTTCAGCGGAACGCCAGCGCGGCGGTCAGGTCGCCAGGTGGCTGCGCGCCCCGCTCGGCAAAGGCCCGGTTGCGTTCGGCCAGGCCGTCGAGCAGCGGCAGCTCGAAGCGCCGCGTGATGAAGCGCAGGATCGACGTGGTGTCGTAGAAGTTGTGATCGACATTGCCCTTTTTGGCGAACGGCGAAACCACGATCGCCGGAATCCGCGAACCCGGGCCCCAGCGGTCGCCCTTCGGCGGCGCCACGTGATCCCACCAGCCGCCGTTCTCGTCGAAGGTGACCACCACCACCATGTTGTCCCACTGCGGCGAAGACCGGAGATGGGTCAGCACGTTGACGATGTGCTGGTCGCCCGACTCGATATCCGAATAGCCGGCATGCAGGTTCAGGTTGCCCTGCGGCTTGTAGAAGCTCACGGCAGGCAGCTTGCCGGCCACCGCATCGGCCAGGAAGCGGTTGGAGATCGGGCTGTCGCCCAGGCCGCCGTCGCGCAGGTGTTCGGCGCGCGCGGCCGTGCCGGGCGCGAAGCTCCTGAAATAATTGAACGGCTGGTGGTGCGACTGGAAATTCGGCTTCGATCCGCCGCCCAGGTCGTCGAGCGCGGCCTGCCATGCGCCGCCATACCATGCCCAGTCGACACCCTTGCGCGACAGCAGGTCGCCGATCGTGTCGTACGTCTGCGGCGGCAGCACGCCGCCGTCGTCCGGGTCCGCGTGCAATGGATCGCCGCCGGGCGCCGGATGCACCCAGCTCGGCTGGTAAGGCGTGGCCATCGTGTTGACGGCATAGCCGTCCGGCGTAATGGCGCCGTCGTTGACGAATATCGCCTTGCCGTCCAGCGCCGATTTCGGGCTGTCCGGGGCCAGCGCCAGGCGCGCGCCGGTGGGGCCGTCGGCCGTCACGCAGATCTTCTTCCTGGCCTTCGTGTCCTTCGCGTTGAAATACTCCGGCGTGCGGCCGGATACCAGGAACTGGTGGTTCAGGTAGGAGCCGCCGAACGCCGCCATGAAGAAGTTGTCGCACAGCGTGAATTCGCGCGCCACCTGCCACAGGCCGAGGTTCTTGCCCGTCTGCCCGTAGCGGCCCATCACCAGGCCACCCGCATCGGTCCACGCGACAAAGCCGTCGTTCCTGCCGCCGTTGATCTGCATCTGGTTCTGGTAGAAGCGGTGCTGCAGGTCGCGCGTGACCAGCGCCTCCGGCAGCGGCTTGCCCTGCGCATCCTTCAGTTCGAACGGCGCGTTCGGCAAGCCTTTCACATCGTCTTCCTTCAGTTCGTAGCGCTTGCCGGCCAGTTCCTGCGGCGCGGCCAGCGTGCCGCCCCACACCTTCGGCAGCTCGGGCAGCACGCTGCCGTCGTAGTCGCGCTGCACGTATTTTTCCGGCGGCACGCCGGCCAGCGGCGAGGCTTCGCCCGGGAAACCGGCGAACAGGTTGTTGAAGCTGCGGTTTTCCAGGTAGATGACGACCACGTTCTTCACGTGCGCCTTCAGTTTCGCGTCGAGCGGGCCCTTGACGGTTTTCGCCTGCCGCGATGCCGGCGCGGCGGCAATGGCGGGCAGGGCGCCCATGGCGCCGGCTGCTGCCGCGGCGCCGAACAGGCGGCGGCGGGAAGGCTTCTCGGGAAGGTCGTTATGGTCCGGCACGCGCGGCTCCTTTATTGAAGGCAACAAAGGGCTGAGTGTAGGTATCTCATCGGCGGGCGTCAAGGCGGCAGCGGTGCGCATGCAACGGCCTGACCAGGAGCGGCGAGAGCATGCGCACATGAAGGCAGCGCGCACAAGGAAAGCGGCGCGTGCAGGAATATCCCGCGTAAAAGAAAAAATCGCGCACAAGAAAAAACCGCCGGTTCCATTGCTGGAACCGGCGGTTTTCTGAATCTGGTTGCGGGGACAGGATTTGAACCTGTGACCTTCGGGTTATGAGCCCGACGAGCTGCCAGACTGCTCCACCCCGCGTCTGAGGCATGAATTATATACGCTCACTCCGTCTTGTGCAAGCGAGCATTTCACCATGCTATGTCCGGGCCGCGCCGAGCCGCCACAGCGACGTGACTTCGGCGGCGCGGGCGGCATGCAGCGGGTCTTCGGCATCGCTTGCCTTCGGGTGCGTCGGCCGCACGTCCTGCCGGCCCAGCACGACCAGGCCGGCCTGCGCGATCCACTCCAGCAGTTGCTCGCGGGGCCGCAGGCCCAGGTGCTCGGCCAGGTCCGACAGGATCAGCCAGCCCTCGCCGTCTTCGGTCAGGTGATCCTTCAAGCCGGCCAGGAAACCTTTCAGCATCCGGCTGTCGAGATCGTACAGCGCGTTTTCGATCGACGAGCTGGGGCGGGCAGGCAGCCATGGCGGGTTACAGACGACCAGCGGCGCGCGGCCCGGCGGGAACAGGTCCGCCTCCAGCAGCTCGACCTGCTCGTCCAGATCCAGCCGGGCGAAGTTGTCGCGCGCGCAGGACAGCGCGCGGCGGTCCGTGTCGGTCGCGACCACGTGCGGTACCCCGCGCTTGGCAAGGACCGCGCTCAGTACGCCGGTGCCGGCGCCGATATCGAACGCCACGGTGGTCTTCTTCGGCAGCGGCGTTTCGGCGACCAGCTGCACGTACTCGCCGCGCACCGGCGAGAACACGCCGTAGTGCGGGTGGATGCGCGCGTCGAGCGCGGGGATCTCGACGCCGGTCCTGCGCCATTCATGCGCGCCGATCACGCCCAGCAGCTCGCGCAGCGAGATCACGAACGCATCCTCGCCGCGGCCGTAGGCTTCGTTGCAGGCCAGCTTCACTTCCGGCGCGCGGCGCAGCGGGATCGTATAGCCGGGCTCGAACGGGATCAGCAGCATCGCCAGCGTGCGCGCGCGCTGCGACTGTGCCTGGCGGTGCAGGTGGAATGCCTCGGTCGGCGTGGCCGGCGCCTTGGCGGCCTTCTTCTTCGGCTTGCCCTGCTTGCCTTCCGCGCGGCGCGCGAGCGCCTGCAGCAACTGCCGGGCGTTCTGGAAGTCGCCGCGCCACAGCAGCGCCGTGCCTTCGCAGGCCAGGCGGTAGGCGGTATCGGCGTTCAGCGTGTCGTCGGCAACGACCACGCGCTTCGGCGGCGGCATGCCCGCCTCCGAATGCCAGCGGGCGGAACGCTCGGTTCCTTGTTCGGTCCAGTGGAGGAGGGATGTTTCCATGTCGGCAATCTTGAAATGTGGGGGGTAGCAAAAACGGCGAAACCGCCTGCGCGGCGGTTTCGATAGGTGGCGGCCATTATAGCCTGCCAAGTCGACTGCCAAGACGCCGGCACGGCGCCGGCGGGGCCGGTCAGGCTTCGTCGGCCGGCGGTGGCGTGGTCGAGATCGTCGGCGCAATGCCGGTCGCCGACGAAGTGGTGGCCACATCCTGCGGTACCTTGATCGGCATCGGCGACTTGTCGGTCTCCAGGTCCGCTTCGGCCGCTGCCTTCGCGTCTTCCGCGGCCGCCGCCGTGGCTTCGGCCACATACGCCTTGACGGGCGAGGGCGGCGCATAGGTATCGAGCGACTGGGTGTTCCTGACGAGCTGCATCAGCCGCACCGACAGGTTGCCCAGTACGTCGCCGCTTTGCCCGTCCTTCACATCGCCGGAGATTCGCTTGTCCATCAGCTTGAACAGGTCGCCGAGGCCGCCCGGCCAGTCGATCTCCGGAAAATCGAACGAAGGCAGCGCCAGGTTCTGTCCGGACGGCTTCTGCTGTCCAGCCTCTTCGGAACCGGCATAACCGGCGAACATCGACGCTTCGTACTGCACTTCCACCTCGAAATCGTATTTCGTGCCGTCGGCCAGCGTGATCGTGCCCTTGCCGAGGAAGTGAGAACTCTCGTTCAGGCTGAATCCCGAGGCACTGCTGACGCCATCGGCGCCTTCGGAGCGCAGCGTGCCGGCGGCCATCGACGACGAGGCTTCCAGCGCCACGGAATCGAAGGCGATGGTCGCGCCCCTGGCGCTGTCGCCGAGCAGGCGCTGGGCAAAACTGCCGAGGAGATTCTGCGCCAGGTCGATCGTGTCGTTGCCGAGCGAATCGACGCGCTGCTGCAGGTCGACCGCCCCGGACGACAGGGCGACATTCGAGCTGGCTTTCGAGGCCGCCGCCTGCTGCGCGGCGTTGCTGCCGCGTGCCGGCTGCTGGGTCGCGCCGGCGAGGGCGGTATTCTGGTACCCGCGGGTGCCGAGTGGAGAGAGCGAAGACATGGCTGGCCTCTTGTAACAATGTCCCTCTACATCGGCATCGCGGCCGAATTCTTGAGGAAATCAGTGGTGATGGGACCACAGGCCGTTCGACGCCAGGTACGCCTGCACGGCGTCCGGCTGCCCGATGGCATGCAGTTTCACTTCGCCGCAGCTGCACACGCCGGAATAGGGCGTGATGTGCGAGCAGGCGGAGACTTTTTGGACGGTCACTTTGACCGCCTTGGCGCATTTGGCGCACTTGAACGTCAGGTTGCGTGGTGCTTTGAACATGATTTCAGGAGATAAACTTCACACGAACTATAAGACTTCATTCTATCAGGCCACGCTCACGTGGCTGCGGCCGCCTGCACCGGGCTGCACCAGGATCCGCGTGGCGATCCGCTCCGTCATTTCCTGCACGTGCGAGATGACGCCCACCTTGCGGCCCATGGCCTGCAGATTGTCCAGCGCATCCATCGCCACGCGCAGCGTCTCGGCATCGAGGCTGCCGAAGCCTTCGTCGATGAACAGCGATTCCACGCGGACGCGGTTCGACGACAGCGAAGCGAGCCCCAGCGCCAGCGCCAGCGACACCAGGAACGACTCGCCGCCGGACAGCGAATGCACCGAACGCAGGTCGTCGCCCATGTGCAGGTCGCGCACGAGCAGGCCCAGCGAAGGTTGCGACGGATTGTCGATGCGCAAGATCTGGTAGCGGGGCGCGAGCTGGCGCAGGTGCGCATTGGCATAGCCGAGCAGCACGTCCAGCGTGAACTGCTGGGCGTAATTGCGGAATTTCTTGCCGTCGGCCGAGCCGATCAGCTCGGCCAGCCGGGCCCAGCGGCGTTCGCTGCTTTCGTGCTTTTCCAGGTCGGCCAGCATCGCGCTGGCACGGCGGCGGCGCTCGTCGTCCTGCGCCAGCCTGACCTTCAGGCCGGAGAAATGTTCCTGGGCGGCGCGCCGCTCGGCCGCCAGCGCATCGAGGGATTCGCGCAACACCTGCGCACCGCCATCGGCGCCGGTCCACGCACCTTCATCCGCCCCGGCCGGCGCGCCTGCACGGTGCTGTGCCAGCTGCGCCTCGCGCTCGCGCAGCACGGCCTGGGCCTGGGCCACGGCGCCTTCCAGCGCCTGCAACGCCTGGCGCTCGGCGCGGATCGCTTCCAGCGGGTGCGCCAGCAGGGCCAGCAGCTCATCCACCGACGCCACGCCCACCGGTGCCGCGAACAGGTCCGGCTCGGCGTGCGCATGATGGAATGCGGCGAGCCATTCGGCCAGTTGCCGGTGGGCGGCCGCGGCCGTTTCTTCGAGTTCGGCGGCGCGGCGGCGGGCGTTCGCCAGCGCTTCATCGCACCGCGCGCGCTGCTGGGCCGCCTGCTGGCCCGCCTCCTGCTGCGCGCGCAACGCCGCGTGGGCCGCTTCGCACGCCGTGCGCAGGCGCGTTTCCACCTCGCCCGCGGGAGCACCGTTCCATAGCGCCTGGCGCTGGGTGCGCGCCGCCTGCAGCGCCTCGTCCGCCACCACGAAGGCGGCGCGCGCGGCCTGTTCGTCGGCGGCCACTTTCGCGTGCGCCGCCTGCAGCACCGCCAGTTCGATGTCCAGCGCGGCGATCTTCGCGGCACGTTCGCCCAGGTCGGCATGCTGCTTCTGCCACTGGCGGCTCTCGGCCTGCCGCAGCGCATGGAAGTGGCCCGGGTCCTGGCGCCAGTGATCCTTCCAGCCTTCGGCGCCGTCCGGGGCGTCGGCAAAGGCGGCATCCAGGTCGTCGAGCAGCGCATCGAGGTGATGGGCGGCGTCGATGTGCTGCGAGTGCAGTGCCTCGGCCTGCGCCTGGGCTTGCGCCAGCGCGGCGTTGCTGGCCGCGAGGCTCGCCTGGCAGCGCGCCTGTTCCGCGGCGGCGCGCTCGCAGGCACCCTGTGCGCGGTCGCGCACGGCGCCGGCACGGCGCAGCGCCTGCTCCTGCCGCGCCACGTCCTGCAGGTCCGCCGCAACCGCGGCGATACGCCCGGCCAGCCAGGCGGCACGC
Above is a window of Pseudoduganella dura DNA encoding:
- a CDS encoding acid phosphatase; its protein translation is MRTAAALTPADEIPTLSPLLPSIKEPRVPDHNDLPEKPSRRRLFGAAAAAGAMGALPAIAAAPASRQAKTVKGPLDAKLKAHVKNVVVIYLENRSFNNLFAGFPGEASPLAGVPPEKYVQRDYDGSVLPELPKVWGGTLAAPQELAGKRYELKEDDVKGLPNAPFELKDAQGKPLPEALVTRDLQHRFYQNQMQINGGRNDGFVAWTDAGGLVMGRYGQTGKNLGLWQVAREFTLCDNFFMAAFGGSYLNHQFLVSGRTPEYFNAKDTKARKKICVTADGPTGARLALAPDSPKSALDGKAIFVNDGAITPDGYAVNTMATPYQPSWVHPAPGGDPLHADPDDGGVLPPQTYDTIGDLLSRKGVDWAWYGGAWQAALDDLGGGSKPNFQSHHQPFNYFRSFAPGTAARAEHLRDGGLGDSPISNRFLADAVAGKLPAVSFYKPQGNLNLHAGYSDIESGDQHIVNVLTHLRSSPQWDNMVVVVTFDENGGWWDHVAPPKGDRWGPGSRIPAIVVSPFAKKGNVDHNFYDTTSILRFITRRFELPLLDGLAERNRAFAERGAQPPGDLTAALAFR
- a CDS encoding methyltransferase produces the protein METSLLHWTEQGTERSARWHSEAGMPPPKRVVVADDTLNADTAYRLACEGTALLWRGDFQNARQLLQALARRAEGKQGKPKKKAAKAPATPTEAFHLHRQAQSQRARTLAMLLIPFEPGYTIPLRRAPEVKLACNEAYGRGEDAFVISLRELLGVIGAHEWRRTGVEIPALDARIHPHYGVFSPVRGEYVQLVAETPLPKKTTVAFDIGAGTGVLSAVLAKRGVPHVVATDTDRRALSCARDNFARLDLDEQVELLEADLFPPGRAPLVVCNPPWLPARPSSSIENALYDLDSRMLKGFLAGLKDHLTEDGEGWLILSDLAEHLGLRPREQLLEWIAQAGLVVLGRQDVRPTHPKASDAEDPLHAARAAEVTSLWRLGAART